One part of the Pseudomonas sp. MYb118 genome encodes these proteins:
- a CDS encoding murein L,D-transpeptidase family protein, which yields MRWLLALFCLSLAAVSQASAVGTYDGKVIEKVLVLKSAHQLQLINDGKPLKTYRISLGKGAKKGPKLIEGDKRTPEGFYWLDWRKTSDKFNLSMHISYPNISDSARARREGVDPGGMIMIHGTPDSEENPEDLFHTLDWTDGCIALRNVDMREVWNLVPDGTMIEIRP from the coding sequence ATGCGTTGGTTGCTTGCCCTGTTCTGCCTGTCGCTCGCTGCTGTGTCCCAGGCTTCCGCCGTGGGCACCTACGACGGCAAAGTCATCGAGAAAGTCCTGGTGCTCAAGTCCGCCCATCAATTGCAATTGATCAACGACGGCAAACCACTCAAGACCTATCGCATCTCCCTGGGCAAAGGCGCGAAAAAAGGCCCCAAGCTGATCGAAGGCGACAAACGCACGCCCGAAGGCTTCTACTGGCTGGACTGGCGCAAGACCAGCGACAAATTCAACCTGTCGATGCACATTTCCTACCCGAACATCAGCGACTCGGCCCGTGCCCGGCGTGAAGGCGTCGATCCGGGCGGGATGATCATGATCCACGGCACGCCGGACTCCGAGGAAAACCCCGAAGACCTGTTCCACACCCTGGACTGGACCGACGGCTGCATTGCCTTGCGCAACGTTGATATGCGCGAGGTGTGGAACCTGGTGCCGGATGGGACGATGATCGAGATTCGGCCTTGA